One part of the Desulfonema ishimotonii genome encodes these proteins:
- the cbiM gene encoding cobalt transporter CbiM: protein MHISEGVLSGPVLASGIALAIAGTAIGLKKLDYDRIPKAAILSSAFFVASLIHVPIGPSSVHLILNGIVGLLLGWAAFPAILVALLLQGILFQFGGITTLGVNTVIMALPAVICYGLFGGLIHHRNAVMATCAAFVCGALSVFLSGLIVALSLMFTGEGFSEVATAVVIAHLPVMIIEGVISAFCIRFLKKVQPEMLPSGSGLLHNSPLQTSGK from the coding sequence ATGCACATTTCCGAAGGCGTTTTATCAGGTCCGGTACTGGCATCGGGCATTGCCCTGGCGATCGCAGGCACGGCCATTGGTTTGAAAAAACTTGATTATGACCGCATCCCCAAGGCAGCCATTCTGTCATCGGCATTTTTTGTCGCCTCCCTGATTCATGTGCCCATCGGGCCGTCAAGCGTCCATCTGATCCTCAACGGCATTGTGGGACTGCTGCTCGGATGGGCCGCATTCCCGGCCATTCTGGTCGCCCTGTTGCTTCAGGGCATCCTCTTCCAGTTCGGGGGGATCACGACCCTGGGCGTCAATACCGTGATCATGGCCCTGCCTGCGGTTATCTGCTACGGGCTGTTCGGCGGGCTGATTCATCACCGCAACGCCGTTATGGCCACATGCGCGGCCTTTGTATGCGGTGCGCTTTCGGTGTTTCTGAGCGGCCTCATCGTCGCCCTGTCGCTGATGTTCACCGGAGAGGGATTTTCAGAGGTCGCCACCGCCGTTGTGATCGCCCATCTGCCGGTGATGATCATTGAGGGGGTGATCAGCGCATTCTGCATCCGCTTTCTGAAAAAGGTCCAGCCCGAAATGCTGCCCAGCGGCAGCGGTTTGTTACATAACAGCCCGCTTCAGACTTCGGGAAAATAG